The Kocuria sp. TGY1127_2 genome includes a window with the following:
- the alr gene encoding alanine racemase, whose translation MQTAEESSGPDESASHTNSKSCDRPAPGGSQAPPERAALIDLTAIAANVERIKEIAAPAKLIAIVKADAYGHGAIPVARTALEAGADALGLVHVREALDLRAEGIDGRMLAWLHTHVTDFDAALENDIELGVSGWDLEAAGDAASRTGIPAKIHLKIDTGLGRNGCTVDDWPELVGRASELESEGLIRVVGIFSHLAVADEPERPETDGQLDRFDEAVRIARDAGLNPELTHVANSPGTLTAERYSTGDRNRMTADAVRVGIALYGLSPIPDTPPEAWGLRPAMTLQTFISSVKEVPAGQGVSYGLRYNTTEPTTLALIPVGYADGIPRIATGGPVRIYPTGAEPRTFPEVGRIAMDQMVVDLGRPGLSDPDLGYLHAPVVLFGSGENPSVDAWATAAGTINYEIVTRISPRVDRIYLREDNA comes from the coding sequence ATGCAAACCGCAGAAGAATCCAGCGGTCCGGACGAGTCCGCATCGCACACGAACTCCAAGTCCTGCGACCGACCCGCACCCGGGGGAAGCCAAGCACCGCCAGAACGAGCCGCTTTGATCGATTTGACGGCCATCGCGGCCAATGTCGAGCGCATCAAGGAAATCGCGGCGCCTGCGAAACTGATCGCGATTGTCAAAGCCGATGCCTACGGCCACGGAGCGATTCCCGTGGCGCGGACCGCCCTTGAAGCCGGTGCCGATGCTCTTGGCCTGGTTCACGTCCGCGAAGCCCTCGACCTGCGGGCGGAGGGCATTGACGGTCGCATGCTGGCCTGGCTCCACACGCACGTGACCGATTTCGACGCGGCGCTCGAAAACGACATCGAGCTCGGCGTCTCCGGGTGGGACCTCGAAGCCGCTGGCGACGCCGCCTCGCGCACCGGAATCCCAGCGAAAATCCACCTCAAGATCGATACTGGACTCGGAAGAAACGGTTGCACAGTCGATGACTGGCCCGAGCTGGTGGGCCGCGCCTCAGAACTCGAGTCCGAGGGACTTATCCGTGTCGTCGGAATCTTTTCGCATTTGGCCGTCGCGGACGAGCCGGAACGGCCAGAGACGGATGGCCAATTGGATCGGTTCGACGAGGCCGTGCGCATAGCTCGCGACGCCGGGTTGAACCCCGAGTTGACGCACGTCGCCAATAGCCCGGGCACACTGACCGCTGAGCGCTATTCCACCGGGGACCGGAACAGGATGACGGCCGATGCCGTTCGAGTGGGGATTGCGCTCTATGGGTTGTCTCCGATCCCGGATACACCTCCGGAAGCCTGGGGGCTGAGGCCTGCCATGACGTTGCAGACTTTCATCAGCTCGGTCAAGGAGGTCCCTGCTGGGCAGGGAGTTTCCTACGGATTGCGGTACAACACGACCGAGCCGACGACGCTCGCCCTGATCCCCGTTGGATATGCGGACGGGATACCTCGCATCGCGACCGGTGGCCCCGTGCGCATCTACCCGACGGGGGCCGAACCCAGAACCTTCCCGGAAGTCGGGCGCATTGCAATGGATCAGATGGTCGTGGATCTCGGACGGCCGGGACTGTCGGATCCGGACTTAGGATACTTGCACGCCCCGGTCGTGCTGTTCGGATCAGGGGAGAACCCGTCGGTCGACGCGTGGGCTACTGCGGCCGGAACCATCAACTACGAGATCGTGACGAGGATCTCGCCGCGAGTTGATCGAATCTATCTGCGGGAGGACAACGCGTGA
- the tsaE gene encoding tRNA (adenosine(37)-N6)-threonylcarbamoyltransferase complex ATPase subunit type 1 TsaE, which produces MVLHGPQATARVAHALAGNLRSGDLVVLTGELGAGKTTFTRALGYGLGVRGNVISPTFVLSRIHPNDPEGARPGGPDLVHVDAYRLSSPEEVDDLDLEYTMDRSVTVVEWGRDLVEHLSDSRVDITLERSLGDDAPMIEGEEEDLDPRRAKITFTGQRWGAAEVDQLARKFRGAAEE; this is translated from the coding sequence CTGGTACTCCACGGACCCCAGGCAACGGCCCGTGTGGCCCACGCGCTCGCGGGAAACCTTCGCTCCGGAGACCTTGTGGTTCTGACCGGTGAGCTGGGGGCCGGGAAGACGACGTTCACACGCGCACTCGGATACGGGCTGGGCGTGCGGGGCAATGTCATCTCGCCGACCTTCGTGCTGTCTCGGATTCATCCGAACGACCCGGAAGGTGCCCGTCCCGGTGGCCCAGACCTCGTTCACGTGGACGCCTACAGGCTGTCGAGCCCGGAAGAAGTCGACGATCTGGACCTCGAATACACGATGGACCGCTCGGTAACCGTCGTCGAATGGGGCCGAGACCTCGTGGAGCACTTGAGCGATTCACGGGTCGACATCACCTTGGAAAGGTCACTCGGCGATGACGCCCCCATGATCGAAGGTGAGGAAGAAGACCTCGACCCGCGGCGGGCCAAGATCACTTTCACCGGTCAGCGTTGGGGAGCGGCGGAAGTGGATCAATTGGCCCGCAAGTTCCGGGGTGCGGCTGAGGAGTAA
- the tsaB gene encoding tRNA (adenosine(37)-N6)-threonylcarbamoyltransferase complex dimerization subunit type 1 TsaB, translating into MLILGCDTSSIASGALIEVDDHAAGGEPYVGPLETLGSFRTHDTRSHAEAMAPGIRRLLDTAGVRGQDLGMIVTGLGPGPFTGLRAGITTARTMAWAWAVPVRGAVSLDAIAEGSFRDARSAGFREFRVATDARRREVYSAVYRLSDPGSRFSPEPGYERISGPTVGNATELDPDLPTAGKGVGLYNVALEALTGHEEDEPLAELLVASALRSGLNAALETTSPLYLRESDAKVPAGRKRATR; encoded by the coding sequence GTGCTCATACTTGGTTGCGATACATCATCCATAGCCAGCGGCGCCCTCATCGAAGTCGACGACCACGCTGCCGGCGGCGAGCCGTACGTGGGCCCGCTCGAAACCCTCGGTAGTTTCCGTACCCACGACACCCGGTCGCATGCGGAGGCGATGGCTCCCGGTATCCGTCGTCTCCTGGACACTGCTGGGGTGCGCGGACAAGACCTCGGAATGATCGTGACGGGCCTCGGACCAGGGCCCTTCACTGGGCTTCGCGCAGGAATCACGACCGCCCGGACCATGGCGTGGGCGTGGGCCGTACCGGTTCGAGGCGCTGTCAGCCTCGACGCGATCGCCGAAGGCTCCTTCCGAGACGCCCGTTCTGCAGGTTTTCGTGAGTTCCGGGTTGCAACGGATGCTCGCCGGCGCGAAGTCTACAGTGCCGTCTACCGTCTCTCCGACCCTGGTTCCCGGTTCTCCCCAGAACCGGGGTACGAAAGAATTTCGGGGCCCACCGTGGGGAACGCCACTGAGCTTGACCCGGATCTGCCTACCGCGGGCAAGGGCGTCGGGTTGTACAACGTCGCCCTGGAAGCTTTGACAGGTCATGAGGAAGACGAGCCATTGGCCGAATTATTGGTCGCATCCGCGCTGCGATCGGGTTTGAACGCGGCTCTCGAGACGACCTCCCCTCTGTATCTGCGGGAATCGGATGCCAAAGTGCCCGCCGGTCGAAAGCGAGCCACACGATGA
- the rimI gene encoding ribosomal protein S18-alanine N-acetyltransferase, translating to MSQPGIGPRPAVSVPETDLAIDARGLPAEYRARVMTIDDIDVVHALELALFPEDAWPVDMFLAEIGHPSRRYTVVEKDGVVVAYAGMMAIAETGDVQTIAVLPDHEGRGIGRWLMTRMHDQARAMRAETMMLEVRADNPRAQNLYGSMGYHKVHKRRGYYQGSVDAVIMSLDLTGARDLNKKGPTH from the coding sequence ATGAGCCAACCCGGCATCGGCCCACGGCCAGCGGTATCCGTTCCGGAAACAGACCTGGCGATAGATGCGCGCGGACTTCCTGCCGAATACCGTGCCCGGGTTATGACGATCGACGATATCGATGTCGTGCACGCCCTGGAACTGGCGCTCTTTCCCGAGGACGCCTGGCCAGTGGACATGTTCCTCGCCGAGATCGGACACCCCTCGCGCCGGTATACGGTGGTCGAAAAAGACGGAGTCGTCGTTGCATATGCCGGCATGATGGCGATCGCGGAGACCGGGGACGTTCAAACCATTGCTGTACTGCCGGATCACGAGGGCCGTGGGATCGGGCGATGGCTCATGACCCGGATGCACGATCAGGCGCGTGCCATGCGGGCCGAGACCATGATGTTGGAAGTCCGTGCGGACAACCCCCGGGCACAGAACCTCTATGGATCCATGGGGTACCACAAGGTTCACAAGCGTCGAGGCTACTATCAGGGCAGCGTCGACGCCGTCATCATGAGTTTGGACTTGACCGGTGCCCGGGACCTAAACAAGAAGGGACCAACCCATTGA
- the tsaD gene encoding tRNA (adenosine(37)-N6)-threonylcarbamoyltransferase complex transferase subunit TsaD, with protein sequence MSKTPARASEPIVLGIESSCDETGIGIVAGHRLLTNTVSSSMEEHVRFGGVIPEIASRAHLEAMTPALEAALHEAGIGLEDIDAIAVTSGPGLAGALMVGVSAAKALAVATGKPLYAINHLVAHVGVGLLEDSGIEGHGFDVTGQLPAGLGALLVSGGHTEILKVTDVSRDVTLLGATLDDAAGEAYDKVARILGLPYPGGPAIDHAASGGDPKAFAFPRGLTASKYMGTPDKPGSHRYDFSFSGLKTAVARVVEGIEADGRRLPVADIAASFQEAVADVVTAKAMLACGENGIDTLLLGGGVAANSRLRELAAARCTAHGIRLVVPQLSLCTDNGAMVAALGARLVMGGVVPSGLDFTVDPSMQVTTVSVPGVQEPS encoded by the coding sequence TTGAGCAAGACCCCCGCCCGGGCGTCCGAGCCGATCGTGCTGGGCATCGAATCCTCGTGCGATGAGACCGGTATAGGGATCGTTGCAGGTCATCGGCTATTGACCAACACCGTCTCGTCATCGATGGAAGAGCACGTTCGCTTCGGCGGCGTTATTCCGGAAATCGCATCACGCGCTCATCTTGAGGCCATGACTCCCGCCCTCGAGGCCGCTCTCCATGAGGCCGGGATCGGACTCGAGGACATCGACGCCATCGCCGTGACCAGCGGACCGGGATTGGCCGGGGCCCTCATGGTCGGGGTCAGCGCCGCAAAAGCGCTCGCCGTCGCCACGGGTAAGCCGCTCTACGCGATCAACCATCTTGTCGCTCATGTGGGTGTCGGACTTCTCGAGGACAGCGGAATCGAAGGTCATGGGTTCGACGTCACGGGGCAGCTTCCAGCCGGTCTGGGCGCACTGTTGGTTTCGGGCGGTCACACCGAGATTCTCAAGGTCACCGATGTCTCCCGAGACGTCACGTTGCTTGGGGCAACTTTGGATGATGCGGCAGGGGAGGCATACGACAAGGTCGCACGAATCCTTGGTCTCCCGTATCCGGGCGGACCCGCAATTGATCACGCGGCATCTGGGGGAGACCCGAAGGCGTTCGCTTTCCCCCGGGGTCTGACCGCGTCGAAATACATGGGCACTCCCGACAAACCTGGTAGCCACCGTTATGATTTTTCGTTTTCCGGTTTGAAAACGGCGGTGGCACGCGTTGTCGAAGGAATAGAAGCCGACGGGCGGAGGCTTCCTGTCGCCGACATCGCCGCGTCGTTCCAAGAAGCCGTCGCGGACGTCGTCACGGCCAAGGCCATGTTGGCTTGTGGCGAGAATGGGATAGACACCCTTTTGCTCGGCGGGGGAGTCGCCGCGAACTCGAGGCTCAGGGAATTGGCTGCCGCGAGATGTACTGCCCATGGCATCCGACTCGTGGTTCCACAACTTTCACTGTGTACCGACAACGGGGCAATGGTCGCGGCCCTCGGCGCTCGATTGGTTATGGGCGGCGTCGTTCCCAGTGGTCTGGACTTTACGGTCGATCCCTCAATGCAGGTCACGACCGTCTCTGTTCCCGGGGTTCAGGAACCGTCCTAG
- a CDS encoding glutamate--cysteine ligase, producing MIPFSSSEQSSLGVEWEIALADRESGDLVSAAAEILAALESSHPQYIEPDGFSPQITREFLANTVEAVTGVCENVSETIDQLSELADVMRQEADPLGVDLFSAGTHPYAKWTEQPVSEKDRYQKVLNRTQYWGRQMLVYGVHVHVGVDSRSKALPAVNQLVNYYPHLLALSASSPYWAGVDTGYASQRAMVFQQIPTCGLPYQFEEWTEYEQYIDGLIATGMIAEESENRWDIRPVARYGTVEMRICDGLATLEEIGAITALTQCIVEEVSRIVDDGGRIGTMPRWFAEENKWRASRYGLDAEVITDGDGTVAPVREHTAALVERLEPIARELGCAKELAGVHRILERGPGYLRQRRVYEEHGQQLRAVVRDTVDLTRYGYPET from the coding sequence ATGATCCCCTTTTCAAGCTCCGAACAGTCGAGCCTCGGCGTCGAGTGGGAAATCGCTCTCGCCGACCGTGAATCAGGCGACCTCGTCTCGGCCGCCGCAGAGATCCTCGCGGCCCTCGAATCTTCGCACCCTCAATACATAGAGCCTGATGGTTTCTCTCCTCAGATCACTCGGGAGTTCCTGGCCAATACCGTCGAGGCCGTCACCGGTGTATGTGAAAACGTATCGGAAACCATTGATCAGCTCTCGGAGCTCGCAGACGTCATGCGGCAGGAGGCCGACCCGTTGGGCGTGGATTTGTTCTCCGCGGGCACCCATCCTTATGCGAAGTGGACCGAACAGCCAGTCTCGGAGAAGGACCGGTATCAAAAAGTTTTGAACCGTACCCAATACTGGGGACGCCAAATGCTGGTTTACGGAGTACATGTTCATGTCGGTGTCGATTCCCGAAGCAAAGCGCTGCCCGCGGTGAATCAACTCGTCAACTACTATCCGCATCTTTTGGCGCTGTCGGCGAGCTCCCCTTATTGGGCGGGCGTGGACACCGGATACGCCTCACAGCGGGCCATGGTTTTCCAACAGATTCCTACATGCGGTCTCCCGTACCAGTTCGAGGAGTGGACCGAGTACGAGCAGTACATCGATGGTCTCATCGCAACCGGAATGATCGCCGAGGAATCCGAAAATCGTTGGGACATCCGTCCCGTTGCCCGGTACGGCACCGTCGAGATGCGCATCTGCGACGGCCTTGCAACCCTCGAAGAAATCGGCGCCATCACCGCGCTGACCCAATGCATAGTCGAAGAGGTTTCCCGAATAGTCGACGACGGAGGCCGGATCGGCACAATGCCTCGATGGTTTGCCGAGGAGAACAAGTGGAGGGCCTCGCGCTACGGGTTGGATGCCGAGGTCATCACGGACGGAGACGGTACGGTTGCGCCCGTCCGTGAGCACACCGCCGCGTTGGTCGAGAGGTTAGAACCGATTGCCCGAGAACTCGGCTGCGCCAAAGAATTGGCGGGCGTGCATCGAATACTCGAGCGCGGTCCCGGTTATCTGCGTCAACGTCGGGTCTATGAAGAGCACGGGCAACAGTTGCGGGCCGTCGTGCGCGACACGGTCGACCTCACCCGTTACGGTTATCCCGAAACCTGA
- a CDS encoding class I SAM-dependent methyltransferase, with amino-acid sequence MTHLFTSEELKALDALEYREENALALSTALRKQGFPPDRASALLTQAKLRAQARLKFGQEAERMLFTRPGLEQATRTSVAQWHARRFQRAGIDSVADLGCGIGSDSAAFLRAGLSVLSYEIDPDTASVARHNLSIHAKSEVRTEDVTSIDATALHTVDGEPIRALWLDPARRETEQGRVSRLFDPEAFAPPFSQIERWASTGIAMGVKMGPGMEHADIPGHAEAEWVSCGGDVVELILWFNGLARPGVRRSATVLDSDPLEPHVIAHFSSGSEFGHDVDGSLSEPRTGPPAAYLYEPDGAVIRAGLIDQLASTVEGHFLDPRIAYFTSEQGLNIPGATCWAVEEDLPMGAKTLKKWVRDHGVTGLTIKKRGVDVVPETLRGQLLTGTKRGKKTSTGRHATLILTRWESQETEQRAAFVVRRMSR; translated from the coding sequence GTGACGCATTTATTCACTTCCGAGGAGCTCAAGGCCCTCGATGCGCTGGAGTACAGGGAAGAGAACGCATTGGCGCTCTCCACGGCTCTGCGCAAACAAGGTTTTCCCCCCGATAGGGCCTCCGCACTCCTGACCCAAGCCAAACTCCGAGCGCAGGCGCGACTGAAATTCGGCCAGGAAGCCGAACGAATGCTGTTCACCAGGCCCGGACTCGAACAAGCTACTCGCACCAGCGTCGCCCAGTGGCACGCACGCCGGTTCCAACGAGCGGGCATCGATTCGGTCGCCGATCTGGGATGCGGAATCGGGTCCGACTCCGCGGCATTCCTGCGCGCCGGTCTGTCCGTTCTATCCTATGAAATCGATCCTGACACCGCGTCTGTGGCCCGCCACAACCTGTCGATACATGCCAAGTCCGAGGTGCGCACCGAAGACGTCACGAGTATCGACGCCACGGCCTTGCACACGGTCGATGGGGAACCGATCCGTGCGCTATGGCTCGATCCTGCCCGACGCGAGACGGAACAAGGTCGCGTCAGCCGACTCTTCGACCCTGAGGCCTTTGCCCCGCCGTTCTCCCAGATCGAACGCTGGGCGTCGACCGGCATCGCGATGGGGGTCAAGATGGGTCCGGGAATGGAGCACGCCGACATACCGGGCCATGCCGAGGCGGAGTGGGTCAGTTGCGGCGGAGACGTTGTCGAGCTGATCCTTTGGTTCAACGGGTTGGCTCGCCCTGGTGTCAGGCGGTCGGCCACGGTTCTGGACTCCGACCCTTTGGAGCCGCACGTGATCGCGCATTTCTCCTCCGGGTCGGAATTCGGCCACGACGTCGACGGGTCATTGTCCGAACCTCGTACAGGCCCTCCTGCGGCGTACCTCTATGAGCCTGACGGAGCCGTGATCCGCGCGGGACTCATCGATCAGCTGGCCTCCACCGTCGAGGGTCATTTTTTGGACCCGCGGATCGCTTATTTCACGTCCGAGCAGGGGCTCAATATTCCCGGAGCAACGTGTTGGGCCGTCGAGGAGGATCTGCCGATGGGGGCCAAGACGTTGAAGAAGTGGGTCCGAGATCACGGGGTCACAGGGCTGACGATCAAGAAGCGAGGGGTCGACGTTGTACCCGAAACTCTGCGGGGCCAATTGCTGACTGGTACCAAGCGCGGCAAGAAGACGTCCACGGGCCGGCACGCAACTCTGATCCTGACTCGCTGGGAGTCCCAGGAAACTGAGCAACGCGCCGCGTTCGTCGTCCGCCGAATGAGCCGCTGA
- the groES gene encoding co-chaperone GroES, with product MSVSIKPLEDRIVVQPVEAEQTTASGLVIPDTAKEKPQEGKVVAVGPGRVDDKGNRVPVDVQEGDVVIYSKYGGTEVKYSGEEFLVLSARDVLAVVEK from the coding sequence ATGTCCGTCTCCATCAAGCCTCTCGAGGACCGTATTGTCGTTCAGCCCGTCGAGGCTGAGCAGACCACCGCATCCGGCCTGGTCATCCCGGATACCGCCAAGGAAAAGCCCCAGGAGGGCAAGGTCGTGGCCGTTGGCCCCGGCCGCGTTGACGACAAGGGCAACCGTGTTCCCGTCGACGTTCAGGAAGGCGACGTCGTCATCTACTCCAAGTACGGCGGAACCGAGGTCAAGTACTCGGGCGAGGAATTCCTCGTGCTTTCGGCACGTGACGTGCTGGCCGTTGTCGAGAAGTAA
- the groL gene encoding chaperonin GroEL (60 kDa chaperone family; promotes refolding of misfolded polypeptides especially under stressful conditions; forms two stacked rings of heptamers to form a barrel-shaped 14mer; ends can be capped by GroES; misfolded proteins enter the barrel where they are refolded when GroES binds), with translation MAKQLEFNDAARKALMAGVDKLANTVKVTLGPRGRNVVLDKQWGAPTITNDGVTIAREIELDDPYENLGAQLAKEVATKTNDVAGDGTTTATVLAQAFVNEGLRNVAAGAAPSEIRTGIEAAVKAVSERLRENAREIEGQEVAQVAAISAQSPQIGELLAEAFEKVGKDGVITIEDGSSTEIELSVTEGMQFDKGYLSPSFVTDAERQEAVLEDSAILIYQGKISAIADLMPLLEKVVQAKKPLTIIAEDVDGEALSTLVVNKLRGNLNVVALKAPGFGDRRKAIMQDLAVLTGGEVITSELGISLDSVSLEQLGNARRVTVTKDNTTIVDGSGSAEDVAERVAQLRSEIERVDSEWDREKLKERLAKLAGGVSVIKVGAATEVEAKERKHRIEDAVSSTRAALEEGIVAGGGSALVHASKALDADLGLQSEDARTAVDIVRRSLVQPLRWIADNAGADGYVVASRIRDLEPGQGYNAATGEYEDLIKAGVIDPVKVTRSALENAASIASLVLTTETLVVDKPEEDED, from the coding sequence ATGGCAAAGCAGTTGGAATTCAACGATGCAGCCCGCAAGGCCCTCATGGCCGGTGTGGACAAGCTCGCCAACACGGTCAAGGTGACTCTCGGCCCGCGTGGTCGCAACGTCGTTCTGGACAAGCAGTGGGGCGCTCCCACAATCACCAACGACGGCGTGACCATTGCTCGCGAGATCGAGCTCGATGACCCGTATGAGAACCTTGGCGCACAGCTGGCCAAGGAAGTCGCCACCAAAACCAATGATGTTGCCGGTGACGGCACCACGACGGCTACCGTTTTGGCCCAGGCCTTTGTGAATGAGGGTCTGAGAAACGTTGCAGCCGGGGCTGCACCGAGCGAGATCCGGACCGGTATCGAAGCGGCGGTCAAAGCGGTCTCCGAGCGTCTCCGCGAGAACGCCCGCGAGATCGAAGGCCAAGAAGTCGCTCAAGTAGCGGCCATCTCGGCTCAGTCTCCGCAGATCGGCGAGCTCCTCGCCGAAGCCTTTGAGAAGGTCGGCAAGGACGGCGTCATCACCATCGAAGACGGCTCCTCGACCGAAATCGAGCTGTCCGTCACTGAAGGCATGCAGTTCGACAAGGGCTATCTCTCGCCCTCCTTCGTCACCGACGCGGAGCGGCAGGAAGCGGTTCTCGAGGACTCGGCCATTCTGATCTACCAAGGGAAGATCTCGGCGATCGCCGACCTCATGCCCTTGCTGGAAAAGGTCGTTCAGGCCAAGAAGCCGCTGACGATCATCGCCGAGGACGTCGACGGTGAAGCATTGTCCACGCTGGTGGTCAACAAGTTGCGCGGCAACCTGAATGTTGTTGCGCTCAAGGCCCCGGGCTTCGGTGACCGTCGCAAGGCGATCATGCAGGACCTGGCTGTCCTGACCGGTGGCGAGGTCATCACCAGCGAACTCGGCATCTCTCTGGACTCCGTGTCCCTCGAACAGCTGGGTAACGCCCGCCGCGTGACCGTCACCAAGGACAACACGACGATCGTCGACGGCAGCGGATCTGCCGAGGATGTTGCCGAGCGGGTCGCTCAGCTGCGTTCCGAGATCGAGCGCGTCGACTCCGAGTGGGATCGCGAGAAGCTCAAGGAGCGTCTGGCCAAGCTTGCCGGCGGCGTCTCGGTCATCAAGGTCGGAGCAGCCACTGAGGTCGAGGCCAAGGAACGCAAGCACCGCATCGAGGACGCCGTGTCCTCGACTCGTGCTGCGCTCGAAGAAGGCATCGTCGCAGGTGGCGGTTCCGCTTTGGTTCACGCGTCCAAGGCACTCGACGCCGACCTGGGGTTGCAGTCCGAGGATGCTCGGACTGCGGTCGATATCGTCCGTCGTTCCTTGGTGCAGCCGTTGCGCTGGATTGCGGACAACGCAGGAGCGGATGGCTACGTTGTGGCCTCCCGCATCCGTGACCTCGAGCCTGGCCAAGGCTACAACGCCGCGACCGGCGAATACGAGGATCTCATCAAGGCCGGAGTCATCGATCCGGTCAAGGTCACCCGATCAGCGCTCGAGAATGCGGCATCCATCGCCTCACTGGTCCTGACCACTGAGACGTTGGTTGTCGACAAACCCGAGGAGGACGAGGACTAG